gattttgatttttctttttataataacgGTGAATGcgattttaattttgtattttataacAGTGATTGATTCGAAATCGGTTCCAAATCAAAGATCCATTTATGTTTGAATCTACTCGTGACTAATATTCCAGTTCAGTTTAAAATTGAGAGGTTATAAACGAATTGACTCAagtgaaattttaataagtttgagtttagttcgttatattttgtacaaatttaaattgaacTCGATCCAATAATAACAAACTCGagtcaattaaaattaaattaaattttaattttttaattctattgatttatttaataatataatttacttcatcttattaaatcaattagtttcaaatatttaatatttaatagatattaattataatgtataataaaaataaaaatatctttacaTGTTAGTCTATatgaattgataaatatttatatatgtaaattaaaatgattgtaacagaatatattttatattttttatgagctTAAATATAagttcattaataaattaatttacaaaTAGGATTACAAGTCTATAGACGAACTAACCTGTaagttaactaataaaatattgataaatttgaattaatttattaatactaataaatttctattgataaattttaacgAGCCAAATTCCGAATAATTTAGTGAAAGGTTacgtgtgtgtatatataaagGGCAATTAAAaccagaaaaaataaaattgatgaagTTGCATGTACTGAACGGTAAAAGCAACTCCGTTAGCTAAATATCTGTCTCATTTTTAACAAAAGTAAACTGACAAGATCTgttgaaaacaaaaataataacaataaattacaaaaaggaCTGACTTAACCAATCAAGAAGCCATAAGTGCAAAGACATCTGTAAGCTGTTGAAGCGGCTGCGGCGGCCGAGGAAGGCTCCgcatgaaaataaagaatctaACAGAGTCacagatagagagagagaaacattACCTACCAACTCCCCCACCCCATcccataatttattaataataaaaacaagagaAACAAAGGCTAACGTGTCACTGCTGCTTTTGGACTCATATACAATGGGTTCACAAGCTATATAAACAAAACGACGAAacgtttctttctttttttttgtttttgttgtcTTGGGTTTTTGATTGAATGTGTCGTGTCTATatccatttcttcttctctcttcaCCTCACAGGTCACTTGTTGTATCTTCTTTTCTATCAACGccacttaaatttataaaaaccCCTTTcgttgtttttttgtttttttttttttctttaaatcagTCTCTCTCTCACTCTTTCTCTATCTGTCTGTTTATTTTTCTCGCTTTCATTCCCGAGTCGCCTCATAACTTCTATCGAGTTGACTCGGTTTCTTGCTcctttgcttttttttttttcccactcttcttcttctcttctttctatTTGGGCTCCTATCTTAGCCATGAATGGTGGCATGGATCGGTCTCGTGCTTTTGTCAAAGACGTTAAGCGTCTCGTTATCAAGGTCTTTTCGCTCCATTTCCTTATTTCTGCTAAAGCCTCAATTATTCTTTTGAaagatttgatttgatttttgcCTTTTTTAGCATCAAGTAATGACAGTACTTCTGTCGACATAAGCGAGAACtgggttcttttcttttctttttttcttaaattcttaaccgaatggGACTGATTTTTACTTTGGTTTCATGTATTAATTCTAAATGAAAAAGAGTTCCAACAAAAATGTGTAATTTCGGACTTGTTTCTGTGTGTTCATTGACTGAGTATTTTGCGTTTTGATTATATTTctgctaaaattttaattttttatcaagaaTATTCGATCTTTTTGCCTTTTTAGTATTAAAGAAGAAGGTTTTGTTTTGCAAGGAATGAATTATTTATGTCATTTTCAAgaatttattcttctttttgatTTATAAAGTCTTGATGTTGTGTGATTTggaattcaaaataaaattagaaggATATATGATGTGAAATCTGGGAGGTGTTTACGTGGTGtacatttatatttacatttttgttCACTGACAGTATTTTGTGATTTGGTAACTTAAAGGTTGGGACTGCTGTTGTGACAAGAGGTGATGGAAGATTGGCCCTTGGAAGATTAGGAGCCTTCTGTGAGCAGGTTATTATGTTTTTAAGTTTTGCTTTTATGGCCAGGCTACTGTTTGATTCATGTTTGGATGTTAAAGTTCTGATCtttatcctttttttcttttgggttgtgTATTTTATGATTATGTAATCTGCAGGTTAAAGAGTTGAACTCTCAAGGATATGAAGTTATTGTGGTTTCATCAGGAGCTGTTGGCCTCGGTAGACAGAGGCTTAGATACCGCAAATTAGTCAATAGCaggttctttctttttcctcaaTTTCGTTTGATTGAACTTGCTGGAATGTTTctgtttatattattttctgtaATTTGCATTTTGTTGTAAAGTCGAGGGATTGGACTTAGGATTGGTggattttgtttatttagacagaaatgtgattttttttttttaagaaaaaaaataaactggTTGAAGTGGGTTGTACTTAATATGTTTTGTGAAAATTGCAGCTTTGCTGATCTCCAAAAGCCACAAGTTGAAATTGATGGAAAGGCATCTGCAGCTGTTGGGCAAAGCAGTCTCATGGCTCTTTATGATACAATGTTTAGTCAGGTGACTTTCACTTTGCTATTTGTCTGAACTAAAActtggttttgttgttttctgctttgaaatttttaaccTTCGTGAggattatatcttttatatatattttcataataaactATTTCCCCACCAATTAGATCCCGATTTATTTTGGAATGTCtacactttttctttttgtgcaGCTGGATGTGACATCAGCACAGCTTCTTGTGACTGATAATGATTTTAGGGATAAAGATTTCAGAAAGCAACTTAATGAGACTGTGGAGTCACTGTTATCTTTGAGGGTTATTCCTATATTTAACGAAAATGATGCAGTCAGTACTAGAAAAGCTCCATATGAGGTAGGTGACTTACCTCTGTCAGTTTTGTTGTTTGTTAGTCTCAAGtgttgtttttttgttttttctgcTTTTCTGGACTTATATTTTCCTGATGTtaatatatgtgtgtgtgtggaTATAGTTCTACcccatttaattataaaatcaaatgcaTGATTGTTGATCATTCTGAAGTttagaaaatgagaatattaATTGGATAAAATTCAATGACACATTATATGTTCAAAGCATACAAATGGTTCTTAAAGTTTCAAAAGCTTTAAGAGTTTTGGTCCTAAAGGTCCCAACTGGTCTCTTGTGTCTGCGTGTGTTTCaaattttccaattttttctctctccctTCATATAATCATTCATTGCATGGTATTTGTTGAAATTGGCAAAATCATGATTCTCTCCCTCCTGTTCAAgcatatttatctttctttatctgTAAAATGTCTACTGCATTTATTCCTTGTCCTTGATTTTTGCTGGAGTACACTTTGTGCCcttttaaatacaaaaaagtTGCTCATTATGTTACCTTGTGTATGGATTATATATCAGTTCCAATGcaatctatttctttttctaatgaCAAGCTATTCATCTATGTTCTGATTGTGGGAACTTATGCAGGATGCTTCCGGTATTTTTTGGGATAATGACAGTTTATCAGCTCTGCTCGCTTTGGAGCTAAAAGCTGATCTTCTTGTCTTGTTAAGTGATGTAGACGGTCTTTATAGTGGCCCTCCAAGCGATCCACGCTCAAAGCTGATTCATACATACATTAAGGAAATACATCATGGTGAAATTACTTTCGGTGACAAGTCTAGAGTCGGAAGAGGGGGTATGACAGCTAAAGTAAAAGCTGCTGTAAATGCAGCTTATGCCGGCATCCCTGTTATAATAACAAGGTACACCTCTATGTTATGTTGTCATGCATGGTTCAGACCTCAGGGTGAAAGTGCAATTGCATTCTGGATTCAATCACACTAAAAAAATGTCCCGTCATTagcataaacataaaactcaATTTGTCAACAGTTTCTGAGTTCTGCAATGTTCTCCTGCCCTTTTCTTAAACAGTTCAAGTATATCATGTTCTTATGTTGCTAGTTTATTTGCTCAAAATCATTTCGGGGTGGTGTCCCACTAGAAAAAATGAATTGGAAAAGAGATGTTTGCCCACCTTTTCtccattttgaaaaataatgcTATTGAATGTTTTGTTCTGGGAAGGTTgtagcatttttattttatcccaattgattGAGCTGCAAATACACATTTGCTACTGGCTTGAACTAGCACTTTTCTATGAACATACGATGATTTTATAGTTCTCTATTTTTTGAAGTGGGTTTGCTCGGGAAAATATACTTAAAGTCCTTCAAGGAGAGCGTGTTGGCACCCTCTTTCATCAAGATGCACATATATGGGTCCCAATTAAAGAAGTTTGCGGGCGTGAGATGGCAGTCGCTGCAAGGGAAAGTTCTAGAAGGCTTCAGGTAATACCAATATATAATGATTTAGGGATGTACTATGTTATGTTGTTGTGGAATCCTTTGTTTTCTGATGCAATTTGAGGTGTTATTATGCTCCATAACCTTTTAGTATACAAATACTTTATTTTCAGCAGCATGATGACAGTAGTATCTTGTTCTGTAGGCCTTGTCTTCACAAGAGAGGAAAAGAATTTTGCTGGACATAGCTGATGCATTAGAAgcaaatgaagaacaaatcaaaattgaaaatgaagctGATGTCGCTGCTGCACAACTGGCTGGATTAGAAAAGTCCTTGATATCCCGGTTGGCTCTAAAGTCTGGAAAGGCAAGACAGTACTGATTTAATTTGGCTGTTtgtaatcatttatttatttgttcttttttggTTACTGCTAATGCTTTTTCCAAATTGCTGTTgctacttaaaaatatatttgttttttgtGTTGTTTCATCAAGTCTATGTACTTTCCTTTTgcatttgaataattttaattaactcGGCAGATCAAAAGTCTTGCAAACTCGATTCGTGTGCTTGCGAACATGGAAGATCCTATTGGTTGTGTTTTGAAACGAACTGAGGTAATCATTTATATTCTTGTGTCTGGTTCATAGCTTTAAGGATCTCAATTCAGGCTTTAGGTAATTTGACACACAAGGGTAATAAAAAAgctgttattttaataataactgCTAATTTACAGGTTAAGGAATAATAGTGACACAATCAGGGCATCGTAGTGAAGTATTTATCAGACTAATTACAGAATTAGGAAATAGGTTATTAAACTGAAAATTGCATTCAGTTTTGAGAGAGTTCTGTAACACTTTCTATAAATCCATGAATGCAGCTTGCAGATGGACTCCTCTTAGAGAAGACATCATCTCCTTTAGGTGTTCTTCTGATTATTTTTGAGTCTCGACCAGATGCTCTGGTGCAGGTATATAAGAATACATCTTCTAAATCGTCTATAGTCAACTCTGATCGGGATATTGATGAatgtttcattttattatcatcTGGTAATTTGAACactcatttattatttattggcCTTGATATGAGGATAGATTTAAATTGAAGCTCTAAAATTGGGATCTTGTAATTGCTAGTCACTTTAAAGAAGATCTGCATGATTCTTGACTTTCTTGTAATTTTCCCTTCTGAATGTGGGCTTCTTGTTGAGCTGCAGAGGCTATATTGAAAGCATTGGTTGTGCAGGCATCATAGGCCATATCATGGACTGAACATCTGCCTATGtgcttttataattttgtcgATGACtgataaatagaatttttattgtGAACTCAAGTATTGTATTCATTATTGTTTAATCGTTTGTAGGACCAACCCATAATTACAAACATGAAGCTAtgttggaaattttttttaaaaaattgaaaaatatcacTATATCAATGTTCTCCATAGGAACTAATTAGAGAATAGCTTTTTCCTGCCTGACGTTCCATATTCTCTACTACTAGACGAACTTTGAACCTTCTTTGCAATAAGTTCCTTGTTGTTATATTATGGTTGTCATAaacattttctttgtttctgtTGAAATAGATAGCTTCCTTGGCAATTCGAAGTGGCAATGGGCTTCTCTTAAAAGGAGGGAAGGAGGCCAAGCGTTCGAATGAAATTTTGCACAAGGTGGTTTAGTGCTTTAGCGAGATGATTTATTCTTGTAAGTAATAGTAGGcatctaatattttttcaaatcaggtctaatttttctctattaCATAAAATTTGCAGATTATCACTGCAGCAATTCCAGAAACAATTGGTGGAAAACTTATTGGACTAGTGACTTCAAGAGATGAAATTCCTGATCTGCTTAAGGTTGGTAATCTTCTCAAGTCAAATAAATGGAAAATTGTGTGGGTTTTGAGAATGATGGTGTTAAGAAACCAGAAACCAAACTTACAAGTCTTCTCTTGATGCTCCAGCTTGATGATGTGATTGATCTTGTTATTCCAAGAGGCAGCAATAAActtgtttctcaaattaagGCATCAACTAAAATTCCTGTACTGGGTCATGCTGGTGAGATGGGACATATTTGGGATCTTTTTAACTCAGTATGATGTCTATTGATAGTATTCTGGATTTCATAGTAATGCTGAAGTTTTGCTACGCAGATGGTATTTGTCATGTGTATGTTGATAAGTCTGCTAATATGGAAATGGCAAAGCGCATTGTCTTGGATGCCAAAATAGATTACCCAGCAGCATGCAATGCTATGGTAAATTATATCCATATTGTTTTATGGCAAAATATGTAATTGTTCCTTATGATTTTTGTTCCTCATAACTTCCATGAGTTTTAGGTGTAGATCTGGATTCACATTTGTGAATGCTCTTTCGTTCTAGCACATTCATCATTCTTTTTGTATACACAGGAAACACTCCTTGTGCACAAGGATCTTGTGCAGACTGGTGGGCTTAATGAGCTTACAGTTGATCTTCGCACTGAAGGTAAGGGTTCCCTCGTGAGCAACATCACAACATGATTATGTTATTTTCAGAATGCACATCTTCGTTTCTCTTCTGGTGTTCTGTTACTTGGTCCAGGACAACTTCAGTCAGATATAATTCTTGCGTAGTTGATGGCAATCTGGTGTTAAGTGTACCTTGCGAATTTTGTTTGTGGATAGTAAGTTCACTGAGAATTTTAGGATATGAATTGGGATCTTGATGTAGGTTAATTAcgtaataaaagtttaatgATGAGTTAATAGGAGGTAATTTTGTACAGGCGCTACAGTAGCAATTGATGTTATAACTCTCTACACTGAAGAACTGTCAAATAAGAGACTTAGAGTTCTGCTCA
The nucleotide sequence above comes from Ricinus communis isolate WT05 ecotype wild-type chromosome 6, ASM1957865v1, whole genome shotgun sequence. Encoded proteins:
- the LOC8287478 gene encoding delta-1-pyrroline-5-carboxylate synthase; protein product: MNGGMDRSRAFVKDVKRLVIKVGTAVVTRGDGRLALGRLGAFCEQVKELNSQGYEVIVVSSGAVGLGRQRLRYRKLVNSSFADLQKPQVEIDGKASAAVGQSSLMALYDTMFSQLDVTSAQLLVTDNDFRDKDFRKQLNETVESLLSLRVIPIFNENDAVSTRKAPYEDASGIFWDNDSLSALLALELKADLLVLLSDVDGLYSGPPSDPRSKLIHTYIKEIHHGEITFGDKSRVGRGGMTAKVKAAVNAAYAGIPVIITSGFARENILKVLQGERVGTLFHQDAHIWVPIKEVCGREMAVAARESSRRLQALSSQERKRILLDIADALEANEEQIKIENEADVAAAQLAGLEKSLISRLALKSGKIKSLANSIRVLANMEDPIGCVLKRTELADGLLLEKTSSPLGVLLIIFESRPDALVQIASLAIRSGNGLLLKGGKEAKRSNEILHKIITAAIPETIGGKLIGLVTSRDEIPDLLKLDDVIDLVIPRGSNKLVSQIKASTKIPVLGHADGICHVYVDKSANMEMAKRIVLDAKIDYPAACNAMETLLVHKDLVQTGGLNELTVDLRTEGVNLYGGPRASKELNVPEVDSFHHEYNSMACTIEIVDDVYAAIEHIHEHGSAHTDCIITEDHEVAEVFLCQVDSAAVFHNASTRFSDGARFGLGAEVGISTSRIHARGPVGVEGLLTTRWILRGNGQVVDGDKGVIYTHKDVTHIHSNGFVPASLTKEDN